One window of Triticum dicoccoides isolate Atlit2015 ecotype Zavitan chromosome 5A, WEW_v2.0, whole genome shotgun sequence genomic DNA carries:
- the LOC119298464 gene encoding cell number regulator 6-like, translating to MAEESQAPRYVKLTRDQEAPAEDICPGELNQPVHVPRPGCRWCAECGQVLPESYQLPADEPWSTGIFGCTADPAICRTGCFCPCVLFGRNVAALNEDTPWTAPCVCHAVFVEGGIALAILTAIFHGVDPRSSFLIGEGLLFSWWLCGTYTGIFRQELQKKYHLKNSPCDPCMVHCCLHWCANCQEHRERRGRLVEREDGVQMTIVDAPPVEEMGMPRESSCCL from the exons ATGGCGGAGGAGAGCCAGGCGCCGCGCTACGTGAAGCTCACCCGGGACCAGGAGGCGCCCGCCGAGGACATCTGCCCCGGCGAGCTCAACCAGCCCGTCCACGTCCCACGG CCCGGGTGCAGATGGTGCGCCGAGTGCGGCCAGGTCCTGCCGGAGTCCTACCAGCTGCCGGCCGACGAGCCCTGGAGCACCGGAATCTTCGGATGCACCGCCGACCCCGCGATCT GCCGAACTGGATGCTTCTGTCCATGCGTGTTGTTCGGGCGCAATGTTGCGGCTCTTAACGAGGATACCCCATGGACAGCACCGTGTGTTTGCCATGCCGTCTTTGTGGAAGGAGGGATCGCCCTTGCGATCCTGACAGCAATATTCCATGGGGTTGATCCAAGATCGTCGTTTCTTATTGGAGAAGGTCTACTGTTCAGCTGGTGGCTGTGTGGTACCTATACCGGCATTTTCCGTCAGGAGCTCCAGAAAAAGTACCATCTCAAG AACTCGCCATGCGACCCTTGTATGGTCCATTGCTGCCTGCACTGGTGCGCAAACTGCCAGGAGCATCGCGAGAGGAGGGGCCGCCTCGTGGAGAGGGAGGATGGAGTGCAGATGACCATCGTCGACGCGCCTCCGGTGGAAGAGATGGGCATGCCAAGAGAATCGTCGTGCTGCCTCTGA